Proteins from one Halalkalicoccus subterraneus genomic window:
- the rqcH gene encoding ribosome rescue protein RqcH codes for MDQKRELTSIDLAALVGELNEYEGAKVDKAYLYGEDFLRLKLRDFDRGRVELLVEVGDVKRTHVAVPEHVPDAPGRPPDFAKMLRNRLSGADFAGVSQYEFDRILSFEFEREDGNTTVIAELFGEGNVAACDETRHVIDSLETVRLKSRTVAPGSRYQFPDSRVNPLEVDGETFRALMGDSDTDLVRTLATQLNLGGLYAEEICSRAGVEKTVTIEEADDEQLEQLYDALSRLASEVREKRFDPRIYRDDGDLVDVTPIALEEHSGLESESYERFNEALDDYFYELDTSEDEETDTSPEFDEEIERKKRIIDQQEGAIEGFEQQAAEERERAELVYANYGTADEVLTTVRNALQEGRSWEEIEATFEQGAEEGIDAAERVTGFDPENGMVSIDLDEATVSLDVQSGVEKNADRLYTEAKRIEEKKQGAEEAIAETREELEALRERKRQWSEGDADEEDGGEPENVDWLSRASIPVRKSEEWYEEFRWFHTSDGFLVIGGRNADENEDLVKKYLDRGDLFFHTQAHGGPVTILKATGPSEPAKDVDFPESSIREAAQFAVSYSSVWKEGRFADDAYSVTPDQVSKTPESGEYIEKGGFVIRGDRTYHRDTEVGVAVGITCEPTTRVIGGPPSAIVPRAETTVEVEPGRYAQNDMAKMLYREFRERFNDTAFVRKVASPDLIQEFLPAGGSRLVEE; via the coding sequence ATGGACCAGAAACGGGAGCTGACCAGCATCGATCTCGCGGCACTGGTCGGCGAGCTAAACGAGTACGAGGGGGCGAAAGTCGATAAGGCCTACCTCTACGGTGAGGATTTCCTCCGCCTCAAACTGCGGGACTTCGATCGCGGTCGGGTCGAACTGCTGGTCGAGGTCGGCGACGTCAAGCGCACCCATGTGGCCGTCCCCGAACACGTCCCCGACGCGCCGGGTCGGCCGCCGGACTTCGCGAAGATGCTTCGAAACCGTCTGTCGGGCGCGGATTTCGCCGGCGTCTCCCAGTACGAGTTCGATCGTATCCTCAGCTTCGAGTTCGAGCGCGAGGACGGAAATACGACGGTCATCGCGGAACTGTTCGGGGAGGGAAACGTCGCCGCCTGCGACGAAACCCGCCACGTCATCGACTCGCTCGAGACGGTGCGGTTGAAATCACGGACCGTCGCGCCCGGCTCGCGCTATCAGTTCCCCGACTCGCGGGTCAACCCGCTCGAGGTCGACGGGGAGACGTTCCGCGCGCTAATGGGCGACTCGGACACCGACCTCGTGCGGACGCTCGCGACCCAACTCAACCTCGGCGGGCTCTACGCCGAGGAGATCTGCTCGCGTGCCGGCGTCGAGAAGACCGTCACCATCGAGGAGGCCGACGACGAGCAGCTAGAACAGCTGTACGACGCGCTCTCGCGACTCGCGAGCGAAGTACGGGAGAAACGGTTCGACCCGCGGATCTACCGGGACGACGGGGACCTCGTCGACGTGACGCCCATCGCGCTGGAGGAGCACTCGGGCCTTGAAAGCGAGTCGTACGAACGGTTCAACGAGGCGCTCGACGATTACTTCTACGAACTGGATACGAGCGAGGACGAGGAGACCGACACGAGCCCCGAGTTCGACGAGGAGATCGAACGAAAGAAGCGGATCATCGACCAGCAGGAGGGGGCCATCGAGGGGTTCGAACAGCAAGCGGCCGAGGAACGCGAACGCGCCGAACTCGTCTACGCGAACTACGGGACCGCCGACGAGGTCCTGACGACGGTTCGAAACGCGCTGCAGGAGGGACGAAGCTGGGAGGAGATCGAGGCGACGTTCGAGCAGGGAGCCGAGGAGGGGATCGACGCGGCCGAGCGCGTCACGGGATTCGACCCCGAGAACGGCATGGTGAGTATCGATCTCGACGAGGCGACCGTCTCGCTCGACGTCCAGTCGGGCGTCGAGAAGAACGCCGACCGCCTCTACACCGAGGCAAAGCGAATCGAGGAGAAAAAGCAGGGTGCCGAGGAGGCCATCGCCGAGACCCGCGAGGAACTCGAGGCGCTCCGGGAGCGAAAGCGCCAGTGGTCGGAGGGCGACGCCGACGAGGAAGACGGCGGGGAGCCGGAAAACGTCGACTGGCTCTCGCGGGCCTCGATTCCCGTCCGAAAGAGCGAGGAGTGGTACGAGGAGTTTCGCTGGTTCCACACGAGCGACGGCTTCCTCGTCATCGGCGGACGAAACGCCGACGAGAACGAGGACCTCGTCAAGAAGTACCTCGACCGGGGCGACCTGTTCTTCCACACGCAGGCCCACGGCGGGCCGGTGACGATCCTGAAGGCTACCGGCCCGAGCGAGCCCGCAAAGGACGTCGACTTTCCAGAATCGAGCATTCGGGAGGCCGCCCAGTTCGCGGTCTCCTATTCGTCGGTCTGGAAGGAGGGTCGCTTCGCCGACGACGCTTACTCGGTCACTCCCGACCAAGTCTCGAAGACGCCCGAAAGCGGCGAGTACATCGAGAAGGGCGGGTTCGTGATCCGGGGCGATCGCACCTACCACCGCGATACGGAGGTGGGCGTCGCCGTCGGGATCACCTGCGAGCCGACGACGCGGGTCATCGGTGGGCCGCCCTCGGCGATCGTCCCGCGGGCCGAAACCACCGTCGAGGTCGAACCCGGTCGCTACGCCCAGAACGACATGGCGAAGATGCTCTACCGGGAGTTCCGCGAGCGGTTCAACGATACGGCGTTCGTCCGGAAGGTAGCCAGTCCCGACCTGATTCAGGAGTTCCTCCCTGCCGGCGGGAGCCGACTGGTCGAGGAGTGA
- a CDS encoding HVO_2922 family protein → MVEDTLFEFESDRSREEIAAYLRALAAEFDTDGPVTFRDGEYALAVTPPASAAFDVEVEREDGDGGSELEIELEIEWSENGTESSAERVESLDPDVGIQFTPESDDGEPSQGRFEVYRDRADEWRWRLVHRNGNIIADGGEGYSSKQSAIKGLRSVQHNAPGARIEDVE, encoded by the coding sequence ATGGTAGAGGACACCCTCTTCGAGTTCGAATCCGACCGAAGCCGCGAGGAGATCGCCGCCTATCTCAGAGCGCTCGCCGCCGAGTTCGATACTGATGGTCCCGTGACGTTCCGCGATGGCGAGTACGCACTGGCGGTAACGCCGCCGGCGTCCGCGGCGTTCGACGTCGAGGTCGAACGCGAGGACGGGGACGGGGGGAGCGAACTGGAGATCGAACTGGAGATCGAGTGGAGCGAAAACGGGACGGAGTCGAGCGCCGAGCGGGTCGAGAGCCTCGATCCGGACGTCGGAATCCAGTTCACCCCCGAATCCGACGACGGAGAACCGAGTCAGGGCCGTTTCGAGGTCTATCGGGACAGGGCCGACGAGTGGCGCTGGCGGCTCGTCCACCGGAACGGGAACATCATCGCCGACGGCGGGGAGGGCTATTCGAGCAAGCAGAGCGCGATCAAGGGGCTTCGGAGCGTCCAGCACAACGCGCCCGGGGCGCGGATCGAGGACGTGGAGTAA
- a CDS encoding DUF4013 domain-containing protein, translating into MLGDAIEYPARGDDALTTVLVGGLLPVLATMVGVVGLVLSVVLVGLAVLPLALLPGLALFGYYVAVLRGATAGDPEPPRFRDWKRLLVDGVRFVAVSVAYAVPFALLLGAFLAVLAASESAVGNPVAETVATVGAAVFALFAAGSLLAYAYLQPLALANLAREGDLRAAFDLTTLRKAGLSRAYAAAWLLGMLIWIVGGVLEGTLWLVVVGLFVGFYADVARYYLYGRGLSRALSEPSDGERAASEERRRQDRTPAIDGVTDRFETGTIPRIEEPDTFAIRTGKRDHERGWPDWESASDERR; encoded by the coding sequence ATGTTAGGCGACGCGATCGAGTACCCCGCTCGCGGCGATGACGCCCTCACGACGGTGCTCGTCGGTGGACTGCTGCCGGTTTTGGCCACGATGGTCGGGGTCGTCGGGCTCGTCCTCTCGGTCGTTCTCGTCGGCCTCGCGGTCCTCCCGCTCGCGTTGCTTCCGGGACTCGCGCTGTTCGGCTACTACGTCGCCGTTCTCCGGGGAGCGACCGCCGGCGACCCCGAGCCGCCGCGCTTTCGCGACTGGAAACGACTGCTCGTCGACGGCGTCCGGTTCGTCGCCGTCAGCGTCGCCTACGCGGTACCGTTTGCCCTCCTTCTGGGGGCCTTTCTCGCCGTTCTCGCCGCGAGCGAATCGGCCGTCGGGAACCCCGTCGCCGAGACGGTCGCCACCGTCGGTGCGGCCGTGTTCGCGCTGTTCGCGGCGGGCTCGTTGCTCGCCTACGCCTACCTGCAGCCCCTCGCGCTCGCGAACCTCGCTCGAGAGGGGGACCTGCGTGCCGCGTTCGACCTCACGACTCTCCGAAAAGCGGGCCTTTCGAGGGCGTATGCCGCCGCGTGGCTACTTGGGATGCTGATCTGGATCGTCGGCGGCGTGCTCGAAGGGACGCTGTGGCTCGTCGTCGTCGGCCTCTTCGTCGGTTTCTACGCCGACGTCGCACGCTACTACCTCTACGGCCGGGGGCTCAGTCGGGCGCTTTCGGAACCGAGCGACGGCGAGCGAGCGGCTTCCGAGGAACGAAGACGGCAGGATCGAACCCCCGCAATCGACGGGGTGACGGACCGCTTCGAGACGGGGACGATCCCCCGAATCGAGGAGCCCGACACGTTCGCGATCCGAACGGGGAAACGCGATCACGAACGGGGCTGGCCCGACTGGGAGTCGGCGTCCGACGAGCGACGATGA
- a CDS encoding ATP-dependent helicase, whose protein sequence is MGARERLADRGVDLDLAEDADVLDSLSPVVQEWWIDRFGEYVPENGGVFTPPQREAIPLVREDENALICAPTGSGKTLASFSAVIDDLIERDREDDLENSVYCLYVSPLKSLANDIHRNLDVPLSEITDRLAERDEDCEVRHAIRHGDTPDSERRRMLEETPHILNTTPETLAILLNSPKFKEKLSTVEYVIVDEIHSLAANKRGTHLSVSLERVEEIAERSPTRIGCSATVEPLDTIAEFLVGCEDGSPREYEIVDTRFVREFDLELACPTDDLIHTPREVVQGRFYEGLHGLIADHENTLVFTNTRSGAERVLQNLRERFGYDEEDSGCHHGSLSTESRQSVEEGLKAGDLDVVTTSTSLELGIDMPHVDLVVQVGSPKSVASLLQRVGRAGHRLGQTVTGRVIALDRDELIECAVMLQKAESGFVDRVFVPEKAMDVAAQHVYGMAINGVRPEREVRATLERAYPYREFTDREWESLMAYLTADYEGMEEKNVYAKVWRDTNDPSEGEHHYEEHPVGEHLIGKRGRLARVIYMTNIGTIPDSFTCSVFTRADNERVGDLDENYLDTLDPGDVFVIGGRHFEFRYRRGSKVYVDPTSARPTVPTWFSERLPLSYDLGREILAFKRELLERYESGGPPAVRRWLRGFPIDDDSARALARMFDEQIRYAGLESVSTDTRLAIEAERDRTEYKRRYYVRSGYGRRFNEGFSRLLAYRCAQEASANVTVAVADNGFTLAMPLNRKVDLRGLIEGTDPDEVRDLLRDSLEGTDLLQRYFRINATRSLMILKRYKGYEKSASEQQVSSEMLLGFAGDLEEFAVLEETYREILEDKLAVGAVADVLREVRSGEMALAIDRVDSPSPLSFGLATLSASDVVLAEDESAVLREFHERVLESIDEGERAGDALPVED, encoded by the coding sequence ATGGGAGCACGCGAGCGCCTCGCCGACCGGGGCGTCGATCTCGACCTGGCCGAGGACGCCGACGTCCTCGATTCGCTCTCGCCGGTCGTTCAGGAGTGGTGGATCGACCGGTTCGGCGAGTACGTGCCCGAAAACGGCGGCGTCTTCACCCCGCCACAGCGCGAGGCGATCCCGCTGGTCCGGGAGGACGAGAACGCCCTGATCTGTGCGCCGACCGGGTCGGGCAAGACGCTCGCCTCCTTCAGCGCGGTCATCGACGATCTGATCGAGCGCGACCGCGAGGACGATCTGGAGAACTCGGTGTACTGTCTGTACGTTTCTCCCTTGAAGTCGCTCGCCAACGACATCCACCGCAACCTCGACGTTCCACTTTCCGAGATCACCGACCGCCTCGCCGAGCGTGACGAGGACTGCGAGGTGCGCCACGCGATCCGCCACGGCGATACGCCCGACAGCGAGCGCCGGAGGATGCTCGAGGAGACCCCACATATCCTCAACACCACTCCCGAAACGCTCGCGATCCTGCTCAACTCCCCGAAGTTCAAGGAGAAGCTTTCCACCGTCGAATACGTCATCGTCGACGAGATCCACTCGCTGGCGGCGAACAAGCGCGGCACGCACCTCTCGGTGAGCCTCGAACGCGTCGAGGAGATCGCCGAGCGCTCGCCAACGAGGATCGGCTGTTCGGCGACCGTCGAGCCGCTCGATACGATCGCGGAGTTTCTCGTGGGATGCGAGGACGGCTCTCCGAGGGAGTACGAGATCGTCGACACACGGTTCGTCCGGGAGTTCGACCTCGAACTCGCCTGCCCGACCGACGACCTGATCCACACGCCCCGCGAGGTCGTTCAGGGCCGCTTTTACGAGGGGCTCCACGGCCTCATCGCCGATCACGAGAACACGCTCGTTTTCACCAACACCCGCTCGGGCGCGGAACGCGTCCTCCAGAACCTCCGAGAGCGCTTCGGCTACGACGAGGAAGACTCGGGCTGTCACCACGGCAGCCTCTCGACGGAGTCCCGCCAATCCGTCGAGGAGGGGCTGAAGGCCGGCGACCTGGACGTGGTGACGACCTCGACGAGTCTGGAACTGGGTATCGACATGCCCCACGTCGACCTCGTGGTGCAGGTCGGCTCGCCCAAGTCCGTCGCCTCGCTGCTCCAGCGGGTGGGCCGGGCGGGCCACCGGCTCGGACAGACGGTCACCGGCCGGGTGATCGCGCTGGACCGCGACGAACTGATCGAGTGTGCGGTGATGCTTCAGAAGGCCGAGTCTGGCTTCGTCGACCGGGTGTTCGTCCCGGAGAAGGCGATGGACGTCGCCGCCCAGCACGTCTACGGGATGGCGATCAACGGGGTGCGGCCCGAACGCGAGGTCCGCGCGACCCTCGAACGGGCCTACCCCTATCGGGAGTTCACTGATCGAGAATGGGAGTCGCTGATGGCCTATCTTACCGCCGACTACGAGGGCATGGAGGAGAAGAACGTCTACGCGAAGGTCTGGCGCGACACGAACGACCCGTCGGAGGGAGAACACCACTACGAGGAGCATCCAGTCGGAGAGCACCTGATCGGGAAACGCGGCCGACTCGCGCGGGTGATCTACATGACCAACATCGGGACCATTCCGGACTCGTTCACCTGCAGCGTCTTCACCCGCGCCGACAACGAGCGCGTCGGCGACCTCGACGAGAACTACCTCGATACGCTCGATCCGGGCGACGTGTTCGTCATCGGGGGTCGGCACTTCGAGTTCCGCTATCGGAGAGGGTCGAAGGTCTACGTCGACCCGACGAGCGCCCGTCCGACGGTGCCGACGTGGTTCTCCGAGCGCCTCCCCCTTTCGTACGACCTCGGTCGAGAGATACTGGCGTTCAAGCGCGAACTGCTCGAGCGCTACGAGTCGGGCGGTCCGCCCGCGGTCCGGCGGTGGCTCCGGGGGTTCCCGATCGACGACGACAGCGCCCGCGCGCTGGCGCGGATGTTCGACGAGCAAATCCGCTACGCGGGGCTCGAGAGCGTCAGTACCGATACCCGACTCGCCATCGAGGCGGAGCGCGACCGCACCGAGTACAAACGCCGGTACTACGTCCGGTCGGGATACGGGAGACGGTTCAACGAGGGGTTCTCGCGCCTGCTGGCGTACCGCTGCGCCCAGGAGGCCAGCGCCAACGTCACCGTCGCGGTCGCCGACAACGGCTTCACGCTCGCGATGCCGCTCAACCGGAAGGTCGATCTTCGAGGGCTGATCGAGGGGACCGACCCCGACGAGGTTCGCGACCTGCTACGGGACAGTCTGGAGGGCACCGACCTTCTACAGAGATATTTCCGAATTAACGCCACCCGGTCGCTGATGATCCTGAAACGCTACAAGGGATACGAGAAGAGCGCGAGCGAACAGCAGGTCTCGAGCGAGATGCTTCTGGGCTTTGCCGGCGATCTGGAGGAGTTTGCGGTCTTAGAGGAGACCTACCGCGAAATACTGGAGGACAAGCTCGCCGTCGGGGCGGTCGCGGACGTCCTTCGCGAGGTTCGCTCGGGAGAGATGGCCCTCGCGATCGACCGGGTCGACTCGCCATCGCCGCTCTCCTTCGGCCTGGCGACGCTCTCGGCCAGCGACGTGGTGCTCGCGGAGGACGAGAGCGCGGTACTCAGGGAGTTTCACGAGCGCGTGCTCGAATCGATCGACGAGGGCGAGCGCGCGGGCGACGCGTTGCCGGTCGAGGACTAG
- a CDS encoding DUF4013 domain-containing protein yields MSERLAFLRDENAEEALLIGWICLLAHAVFVPWLPLVPAVGYLVAVARAVIGRESALPPVEVRSLLADGAVASAICLGYGLVPLAVGVITVSLASETTVDPVGAMGPLFLIGSTMTLFVVLAALYAVPIALCGYARGGIGSARPDDSFVRIMGRAAYFVGWTSALVVLASGALAGSVVGAVPLLGPLLAAFVWWVVALASTRRLAAGYRES; encoded by the coding sequence ATGAGCGAGCGCCTCGCCTTCCTTCGGGACGAGAACGCCGAGGAGGCGCTGCTGATCGGCTGGATCTGTCTGCTGGCTCACGCGGTGTTCGTTCCGTGGCTCCCCCTCGTGCCCGCGGTCGGCTACCTCGTCGCCGTTGCGCGTGCGGTGATCGGCCGCGAGTCCGCCCTGCCGCCCGTCGAGGTCCGCTCCCTACTGGCGGACGGGGCGGTCGCGAGCGCGATCTGTCTCGGTTATGGGCTAGTGCCGCTCGCGGTCGGCGTGATCACGGTCTCGCTCGCGAGCGAGACGACGGTCGATCCGGTGGGAGCAATGGGCCCCCTCTTCCTTATCGGGTCGACGATGACGCTGTTCGTCGTACTGGCGGCGCTGTATGCCGTTCCGATCGCGCTGTGTGGCTACGCCCGCGGTGGGATCGGGAGCGCACGGCCCGACGATTCCTTCGTGCGCATCATGGGTCGGGCCGCCTACTTCGTCGGCTGGACGAGCGCGCTGGTCGTCCTCGCAAGCGGTGCGCTCGCGGGGAGCGTCGTCGGAGCCGTTCCCCTCCTAGGACCGCTTCTCGCGGCGTTCGTCTGGTGGGTCGTCGCGCTCGCGTCGACCCGGCGACTCGCGGCCGGCTACCGCGAGTCGTAG
- a CDS encoding MBL fold metallo-hydrolase: MRVTFLGTGSAMPTGERFQTGLLLENDDGRLLVDCGSGALHGLARTGVGYEGVSSVLLTHHHLDHVADLLPLLKARWLAGEEHLEIAGPRGTKSLVDGLLDVHEYMQDRLDLTVREVGPYEFEIGGFDVEGYETRHSMYCLAYRFDGVSESGSEARGTESRGVFTFSGDSEAFEGLANFAEGSAVFVHDCSFPDDVDVSGHPTPTQLGEALAGHEIGRVYLSHQYPHTEGRHEEMLDSIAQTYDGDVRVAEDGLSVTIR, encoded by the coding sequence ATGCGAGTTACTTTCCTCGGTACCGGCAGCGCGATGCCGACCGGCGAACGCTTTCAGACGGGGCTGTTGCTCGAAAACGACGACGGGCGGCTGCTGGTCGACTGCGGGAGCGGCGCGCTTCACGGGCTCGCACGGACGGGCGTCGGCTACGAGGGCGTCTCGTCGGTGCTGTTGACCCACCACCACCTCGACCACGTCGCGGACCTCCTCCCGCTACTGAAGGCCCGCTGGCTCGCGGGCGAGGAGCACCTCGAAATCGCCGGGCCGCGGGGGACGAAGTCGCTCGTTGACGGCCTGCTCGACGTTCACGAGTACATGCAGGACCGACTCGACCTCACGGTTCGGGAGGTCGGCCCCTACGAGTTCGAGATCGGCGGTTTCGACGTCGAGGGGTACGAGACGCGCCACTCGATGTACTGTCTGGCCTACCGGTTCGACGGTGTCTCCGAGTCCGGCTCGGAGGCTCGCGGGACGGAGTCTCGCGGCGTGTTCACGTTCAGCGGCGACAGCGAGGCCTTCGAGGGGCTCGCAAACTTCGCCGAGGGATCTGCAGTGTTCGTCCACGACTGTTCGTTCCCCGACGACGTCGACGTCTCGGGCCATCCGACGCCGACGCAGTTGGGCGAGGCCCTTGCAGGCCACGAGATCGGTCGCGTCTATCTCTCCCACCAGTACCCCCACACCGAAGGACGCCACGAGGAGATGCTCGACTCCATCGCCCAGACCTACGACGGCGACGTGCGCGTGGCTGAGGACGGCCTGAGCGTGACGATCCGCTAG
- a CDS encoding mRNA surveillance protein pelota, translated as MRIKSRQRVEGGKERLTLVPEHLDDLWHLTYVLEPGDLVSADTTRRIQRADDQMRDTGGEREPMRVTIAVEDVEFHKFANRLRVGGEITWASREDQLGHHHTLNVEEHDEIEVEKLLKADQRERLEEAEESTENPDVAIVTVEEGEAHIHTVAQYGTEERATFTGPSGKGEFARARSELFSQVADALSRMETDAIILAGPGFTKQDAYDYIEENTQDVAELITMVDTSGVGDRGVHEVLKRGAVEDIQAETRIAREAELIDELTRRMAEGAKAAYGIDEVEEAAEFGAIETLLITDERLREERAGSGDWSVDVNDLITEAEQKGGDVVVFSSEFDPAQQLGNLGGVAALLRYRLQ; from the coding sequence ATGCGGATCAAGAGCCGACAGCGCGTCGAGGGCGGCAAGGAGCGTCTCACGCTCGTGCCCGAGCACCTCGACGACCTCTGGCATCTCACCTACGTCCTCGAACCCGGCGACCTCGTTTCCGCGGACACCACCCGCCGCATCCAGCGCGCCGACGACCAGATGCGCGACACCGGCGGCGAGCGAGAACCCATGCGCGTGACCATCGCCGTCGAGGACGTCGAGTTCCACAAGTTCGCGAACCGCCTGCGGGTCGGCGGCGAGATCACCTGGGCCTCCCGCGAGGACCAACTGGGCCACCACCACACGCTCAACGTCGAGGAACACGACGAGATAGAGGTCGAAAAACTCCTGAAGGCAGACCAGCGCGAACGATTGGAGGAGGCCGAGGAATCGACGGAGAACCCCGACGTGGCGATCGTCACCGTCGAGGAGGGCGAGGCTCACATCCACACCGTCGCCCAGTACGGCACCGAGGAGCGCGCGACGTTCACGGGCCCCAGCGGCAAGGGTGAGTTCGCCCGCGCGCGCTCGGAGCTGTTCTCACAGGTCGCCGACGCCCTCTCGCGGATGGAGACGGATGCGATCATCCTCGCCGGGCCGGGCTTCACCAAGCAGGACGCCTACGACTACATCGAGGAGAACACACAGGACGTCGCCGAACTGATCACGATGGTCGACACCTCGGGCGTCGGCGACCGCGGGGTTCACGAGGTCCTGAAGCGAGGGGCGGTCGAGGACATCCAGGCGGAGACGCGCATCGCCCGCGAGGCCGAGCTGATCGACGAGCTGACCCGTCGGATGGCCGAGGGTGCGAAAGCCGCCTACGGGATCGACGAGGTCGAGGAGGCCGCGGAGTTCGGCGCGATCGAGACGCTGCTCATCACCGACGAGCGCCTGCGCGAGGAGCGCGCGGGCTCGGGTGACTGGAGTGTGGACGTAAACGACCTGATCACCGAGGCCGAACAGAAGGGCGGCGACGTGGTGGTGTTCTCGAGCGAGTTCGACCCCGCCCAGCAGTTGGGTAATCTGGGTGGCGTCGCGGCGCTCCTCAGGTACCGTCTCCAGTAG
- a CDS encoding SHOCT domain-containing protein: MNGDTPGDRLRENATAIASTVVTGIWLAALLSGQGWWLGALILGYVVVVPIVALLFGDENDREEWWDDWMGDSDVEKWFGTKEDWFGSSPHDGDDESLGDEPPSNRDALQTLRYRYAQGELTDEQFERKLERLLETDTIENAEDRRRARERLYER; the protein is encoded by the coding sequence ATGAACGGGGACACCCCGGGCGATCGACTGCGCGAGAACGCGACGGCGATCGCTTCTACAGTCGTCACGGGGATCTGGCTCGCCGCGTTGCTCTCCGGCCAGGGCTGGTGGCTCGGGGCGTTGATCCTCGGCTACGTGGTCGTCGTTCCGATCGTCGCGTTGCTCTTCGGCGACGAGAACGACCGCGAGGAGTGGTGGGACGACTGGATGGGCGACTCGGACGTCGAGAAGTGGTTCGGTACGAAGGAGGACTGGTTCGGTTCGTCCCCGCACGACGGGGACGATGAATCACTCGGGGACGAACCGCCGTCGAACCGGGACGCCCTCCAGACGCTCCGCTACCGGTATGCACAGGGCGAGCTCACCGACGAGCAGTTCGAACGGAAACTCGAACGACTGCTCGAAACCGACACCATCGAGAACGCCGAGGACCGCCGCCGGGCACGCGAGCGGCTGTACGAGCGATAG
- a CDS encoding 2Fe-2S iron-sulfur cluster-binding protein, translating to MGETTYSVEIVVPEDADSERAGETVTVEVNEDDYVLAAARSQDVWLAADCQQGWCTTCAAELLEGEVDQSDAKRYYESDEAADMVLPCTAKPRSDLKIRAFQYEAMLEHRAENDNPPGKSKLN from the coding sequence ATGGGAGAGACGACGTATAGCGTCGAGATCGTCGTGCCGGAGGACGCCGATTCGGAGCGGGCCGGGGAGACGGTCACGGTCGAGGTAAACGAGGACGACTACGTGCTCGCAGCCGCCCGGAGTCAGGACGTGTGGCTGGCCGCCGACTGCCAGCAAGGCTGGTGTACGACCTGCGCTGCGGAGTTGCTTGAGGGCGAGGTCGACCAGTCGGACGCGAAACGCTACTACGAGAGCGACGAGGCGGCGGACATGGTCCTGCCCTGTACTGCCAAACCCCGTTCGGATCTCAAGATTCGGGCCTTCCAGTACGAGGCGATGCTCGAACACCGTGCGGAGAACGACAACCCGCCGGGGAAGTCGAAGCTGAACTAG